The Chryseobacterium aureum genome contains a region encoding:
- a CDS encoding DNA-3-methyladenine glycosylase I has product MSYCLAIEGMQPESRKALHKNYHDNYYGFPIHDDNELFGRLILEINQAGLSWETVLKKEDSFRKAYDHFDIQKIAGYTEEDRERLLNDPGIIRNKLKVNAAIENARTIIELQKEFGSFEKWLEHHHPLTLQEWMKLFKKTFKFTGGEIVNEFLMSTGYLKGAHHETCPVHAKVLALKPLWKETERK; this is encoded by the coding sequence ATGAGTTATTGTTTAGCCATAGAAGGAATGCAGCCTGAAAGCAGAAAAGCACTGCACAAAAATTACCATGACAATTATTATGGATTTCCCATTCATGATGATAATGAACTGTTTGGAAGACTGATTCTTGAAATCAACCAGGCAGGGCTTAGCTGGGAAACGGTGCTGAAAAAAGAAGACAGCTTCAGAAAAGCATATGATCATTTTGATATTCAGAAAATAGCAGGTTACACGGAAGAAGACCGCGAAAGACTGCTTAATGATCCCGGCATCATCAGGAATAAATTAAAAGTGAATGCTGCCATAGAAAATGCCAGAACAATCATTGAACTTCAAAAGGAATTCGGATCTTTTGAAAAGTGGCTGGAGCATCATCATCCGTTGACTTTGCAGGAATGGATGAAACTGTTTAAAAAGACATTTAAATTCACAGGCGGAGAGATCGTTAATGAATTTCTTATGAGCACCGGATATCTGAAGGGAGCCCATCACGAAACATGTCCTGTACACGCAAAAGTATTGGCTCTAAAACCTTTATGGAAAGAGACTGAGAGGAAGTAA
- a CDS encoding TQO small subunit DoxD: MKQIINSQPSDMAGLYTLPLRMVMGWTYFSAFWRRLILENKLIPGEPGYIGEKFNHFLPNALGIKPIIQYLVTHPDALQRSMMVFTIIEAIVGLFIMLGLFTRLMSIGIFSLALGILLGSGWLGTTCLDEWQIGVLGITGGFVLFLAGSGPYSVDYYFIKHNRNFTQKRWFQWMGSGSFPISKPKTFVLAGSLILFGLTLFTNQYFHGGVWGTLHNKSVKPKLEISHISHHNSVLKFQVYRTEGADVYGSFLTGIHILDKNGKILKEFDHQELARLPEKNIQNHYVVQVKPGKHSLVIPLGARADVAVSIDDIFQKSEMYSLKLVDVSGMEWIERIE; the protein is encoded by the coding sequence ATGAAACAAATTATAAACAGCCAGCCATCGGACATGGCCGGATTATATACTTTACCCCTTCGTATGGTTATGGGATGGACTTACTTTTCAGCCTTCTGGCGCCGGCTTATCCTCGAAAACAAACTTATTCCTGGCGAACCCGGATACATCGGGGAAAAATTCAATCATTTTTTACCCAATGCCCTTGGAATAAAGCCTATTATCCAATATCTGGTTACCCATCCTGATGCATTACAGCGATCCATGATGGTTTTCACTATCATTGAGGCGATTGTTGGCCTTTTCATCATGCTCGGACTGTTTACAAGGTTGATGAGCATCGGAATCTTCAGTCTTGCTCTCGGTATTTTACTGGGTTCCGGCTGGCTGGGAACAACCTGCCTGGATGAGTGGCAGATAGGTGTTTTAGGAATCACAGGCGGATTTGTTCTTTTTCTTGCGGGAAGCGGACCTTATTCAGTGGATTATTATTTCATAAAACATAACAGAAATTTCACTCAAAAACGATGGTTCCAATGGATGGGTTCCGGAAGTTTTCCTATCTCAAAACCGAAAACTTTTGTACTTGCAGGCTCATTAATCCTATTTGGGCTAACCCTTTTTACCAATCAATATTTTCATGGAGGGGTATGGGGAACGCTTCATAATAAATCGGTAAAACCCAAGCTGGAAATTTCACATATTTCTCATCATAATTCGGTGCTGAAATTTCAAGTGTACAGAACAGAAGGTGCTGATGTATACGGCTCATTCCTGACAGGCATTCATATTCTGGACAAAAACGGAAAGATCCTGAAGGAATTTGATCATCAAGAGCTCGCCAGGCTTCCTGAAAAAAATATACAGAATCATTATGTTGTCCAAGTGAAACCGGGAAAACACAGTCTTGTGATTCCATTGGGAGCCAGGGCTGATGTGGCAGTAAGTATTGATGATATTTTCCAAAAAAGTGAAATGTACTCACTGAAACTGGTGGATGTAAGTGGAATGGAGTGGATAGAGAGAATTGAATAG